One window of Magallana gigas chromosome 2, xbMagGiga1.1, whole genome shotgun sequence genomic DNA carries:
- the LOC136273158 gene encoding cartilage matrix protein-like: protein MPNVAQVSDVAHANKCASKPCQNGAFCIDGIGSYQCVCTNGFHGQNCDKKCEDPADVVFVMDSSEGIGEYTFRRIIGYVDYLVRQMNVEECDIRVGAMKYSSSPMVQFNIGQYQDTNTITRMVDHSEYTKGKANMAGAFRSLRTNMFNGNGDRPSVKNEAYLITDGSVGVNEDITLQEAELAIESEIQVIPIAIQMRRREETENLALSRGLKTMEIDDKTLLY from the exons atgcctaatgttgctcaggtgagcgatgtcgCCC ATGCCAACAAATGTGCGTCTAAGCCTTGCCAGAATGGAGCATTCTGTATTGATGGCATTGGATCCTATCAATGTGTGTGTACAAATGGATTCCATGGTCAAAATTGTGATAAAA AATGCGAGGATCCAGCTGACGTTGTGTTCGTCATGGACTCCTCTGAAGGAATTGGGGAGTATACTTTTAGGCGCATCATAGGATATGTTGACTACCTCGTACGACAGATGAATGTAGAGGAATGTGACATAAGAGTAGGTGCCATGAAGTACAGCTCCTCTCCAATGGTACAGTTCAATATCGGGCAATACCAAGACACTAATACCATAACAAGAATGGTGGACCACAGTGAATACACAAAAGGAAAAGCAAATATGGCTGGCGCTTTCAGGAGCCTGCGCACAAACATGTTCAACGGCAATGGAGATCGACCGAGCGTGAAGAACGAAGCATACCTCATAACAGACGGTTCAGTGGGTGTTAATGAGGACATTACGTTACAGGAGGCTGAATTGGCGATTGAGTCCGAAATACAGGTTATCCCTATTGCTATCCAGATGCGAAGAAGAGAGGAGACTGAAAACTTAGCGCTCTCTCGAGGACTGAAAACAATGGAAATTGACGACAAAACCCTGTTGTACTAG